Proteins encoded together in one Mobula birostris isolate sMobBir1 chromosome 9, sMobBir1.hap1, whole genome shotgun sequence window:
- the mrps33 gene encoding small ribosomal subunit protein mS33, translating to MSTLSNYGRRMMRLSAQIFQEVVRPTDERSMKVVKLFSEQPLALRKEVFDWYPQHNHYYTLMQRLRFLGLYRDEHEDFKDEMKRLRKLRGKGKPKKGEGKRALKKK from the exons ATGTCGACGCTGTCCAATTATGGGCGGCGCATGATGCGCCTTAGCGCACAGATATTTCAGGAGGTGGTTCGGCCTACTGATGAGCGGTCAATGAAGGTGGTGAAGCTGTTCAGTGAGCAGCCACTGGCATTGCGGAAAGAAGTATTTGATTGGTATCCACAACATAACCACTACTACACCTTGATGCAGAGGCTACGATTCCTGGGTTTGTACAG AGATGAGCATGAGGATTTCAAAGATGAAATGAAACGGCTGAGGAAGTTGCGAGGCAAAGGGAAGCCGAAGAAAGGAGAAGGGAAGCGAGCCCTGAAGAAGAAATAG